One region of Mycteria americana isolate JAX WOST 10 ecotype Jacksonville Zoo and Gardens chromosome 17, USCA_MyAme_1.0, whole genome shotgun sequence genomic DNA includes:
- the NRARP gene encoding notch-regulated ankyrin repeat-containing protein has product MSQSEVSPCAAPPPSQRVFQEAVRRGNTKELQSLLQNMTNCEFNVNSFGPEGQTALHQSVIDGNLELVKLLVKFGADIRLANRDGWSALHIAAFGGHQDIVLYLITKAKYSAGAR; this is encoded by the coding sequence ATGAGCCAGAGCGAGGTGTCGCCgtgcgcggcgccgccgcccagCCAGCGCGTCTTCCAGGAGGCGGTGCGGCGCGGCAACACCAAGGAGCTGCAGTCCCTGCTGCAGAACATGACGAACTGCGAGTTCAACGTCAACTCCTTCGGGCCCGAGGGGCAGACGGCGCTGCACCAGTCCGTCATCGACGGCAACCTGGAGCTGGTCAAGCTCCTGGTCAAGTTCGGCGCCGACATCCGCCTGGCCAACCGGGACGGCTGGAGCGCCCTGCACATCGCCGCCTTCGGGGGCCACCAGGACATCGTCCTCTACCTGATCACCAAGGCCAAATACTCCGCCGGCGCCCGGTGA